A stretch of DNA from Coccidioides posadasii str. Silveira chromosome 1, complete sequence:
gagtactccgtacacacgTACATACAGTAGGGCCCTTTCTAGCAAACGCTATCTGCTCATGCTACCGGTGGCCTAGTTGAAGGGCTTTAGGTATATGTTGTGGCTTCCTACCCAAGAACCAACATTTTTCTGACAACCTTCAGTCTTGCTCTCAGCTCGAGGGTATGGGCTTAAGTCTGGTTCCCTATACCCTCTATGTTTTGTATATTTTAATTCTCCTCCTGCCTCATTTATCCTTTGCGATCAAACAAGGCTGCGTGTCTCTAGATCCTTGTTGTTTGCATTGAGAATCCTGTCAAGACCGGTATTTTGCGTTAATCTGAAAATTCCTACCTCCAATTCAGGCTTCATTACCCCCTCGCCCATTGCTTAGACTGGTGATTGCCTAGAAATGTATGGGAATGAACACCAGTCCCCATAAAGCACTAAGTTGGCCCAGAAAATATGGCTCGCGGTTTTGAATATTTCAACACAGAAGGGACAGTACTTTCCAGCAGATTAAAATGATATCCCTCTGTCCCCAGCAGAGTACATCTACAGCCATTAGAAGTCTTGCATTTTCAGCAATGCTTTACGGTATCTGACTGGTAACGATATGTTATGCCTGTTCTCGAAACATCTGTCAAACTTGGTCCTTGACATGGCTTGTGTGTCGGCAAACTAGAAgtgagaaaaagagaaatggCATCTAGACAGGAATTCCACGTAGTGGAAAACAGGTGATTGAAGTGAGAGCCATATCAGACCTTTTGCCATTTATAACTGGACATTACAATGTCATATTTTGCGCATCTTCTTATAAATCGAGCCCTTCTTCCATCTCTGGGAAgatcttttctttcctgTTACATTGTGAAGGCTTTGAAGCTTTCTTAAGTTCTAGCTCCCACTTTACAAATATTTCTTGTTGAATCTGCATTGCCAAAACTGGCTGTCATCAGAGAATTCGATCATTGTGGTTCTGCGGTTGCCGAGGGATTCACAATCGTTAATTCTATAGACGACCCACGGGGAGTGTTGCGTAAATGCCGGGTTCGTGAAGAGAttgaattatataaattcAAAACTCATCAGTCCGCAATTCTAATGTAAGTGAACAGAGCCAATTACTTTACTCAACTGACTTATTGTAGTTCTGTGCTGCTGGTATTCCAGACAGCTGGCAGTTATTAGCGGGGCAAGCACTGACATTTCTCAGGTATAATTAATAGGCACCTCTTGTGAAGAGAGTTAAGCTCACAAAGAATAGTTAAATATGCTATACGGCTGTTGACGCTCAGCAATCTGATATGATAATTCATGTCTCAACTCCTCTAAGGGAAACACAGTGTAATAACCAGCGAAATTTTCTCTCCCCTAACACCAAATTAATATATGCTTCAAATTCCACACAGtttcaaagatatcaaagGTCCCCCGGGAACAGCTATACTCTCTTTGGCGGTACACTTCCCATACTCATTCCAacttcaacatctaccaTGATCTGACGCCTACTCATGGTAGCAAGGTCATCATCAAATTCTATCCTTCCTTTCTCGAATGCCACGATGATACTGGATCCGCCAAATTGGAAGAGACCgacttcttctccttttctcaCCAGATGACCGGGTTCTTGCATTTCAGGTCGAATCCTATGTCGCCGAGGTAAGCTTTCCCTTCACAACTACGCTATTCGCGAGTGTGGGACACATACTCTACGTCGCCAACGTCGGTGGCCCCAATTGCAACGAACAGTACTTGACCAAATTCCTTGCTATCGATGCATACGCAACATCGTGCATTTCGCGTGAGGATATCCACTCCACTCTGCAAGCAGACGGGATCCACTTGGTAAAAATCTCCAGGAATCCTCTTGTACCACTTGACTGTCCCTGTGACAGGCGAATGATATCGATGATAATCTTGCGGGCTTAGTCGAAAGCTCGCAACAGCGCCGTCGATCCACGGTTCCGCAGCTTTTTCGTTATCGATCAGGTTCCCGATGGTGAAGTGCTTTCCCTTGATCCATAGCGTCCGCGCCGCGGTCATTGTTGGATACACAACGACTCGGGAGTCAGCGACAACACACGCTT
This window harbors:
- a CDS encoding uncharacterized protein (SECRETED:SignalP(1-17)~EggNog:ENOG410PKYG~COG:I) — its product is MFSVWALLHSFADWVLGFCKLCQNREVGWQTLDRRSGRYRREQQPLWKKFKLIILFNPLMDWIDSTSIMRLWMHEKTINAGKKEGTLASRSQIKSFVDFFHINMDDFEPSDISKYQTFEQFFVRKHKAGARPIHEASNPSKACVVADSRVVVYPTMTAARTLWIKGKHFTIGNLIDNEKAAEPWIDGAVASFRLSPQDYHRYHSPVTGTVKWYKRIPGDFYQVDPVCLQSGVDILTRNARCCVCIDSKEFGQVLFVAIGATDVGDVEIRPEMQEPGHLVRKGEEVGLFQFGGSSIIVAFEKGRIEFDDDLATMSRRQIMVDVEVGMSMGSVPPKRV